A section of the Symphalangus syndactylus isolate Jambi chromosome 19, NHGRI_mSymSyn1-v2.1_pri, whole genome shotgun sequence genome encodes:
- the PIK3C2B gene encoding phosphatidylinositol 4-phosphate 3-kinase C2 domain-containing subunit beta isoform X1 codes for MSSTQGNGEHWKSLESVGISRKELAMAEALQMEYDALSRLRHDKEENRAKQNADPSLISWDEPGVDFYSKPAGRRTDLKLLRGLSGSDPTLNYNSLSPQEGPPNHSTSQGPQPGSDPWPKGSLSGDYLYIFDGSDGGVSSSPGPGDIEGSCKKLSPPPLPPRASIWDTPPLPPRKGSPSSSKISQPNDINTFSLVEQLPGKLLEHRILEEEEVPGGGGQGRLLGSVDYDGINDAITRLNLKSTYDAEMLRDATRGWKEGRGPLDFSKDTSGKPVARSKTMPPQVPPRTYASRYGNRKNATPGKNRRISAAPVGSRPHTVANGHELFEVSEERDEEVAAFCHMLDILRSGSDIRDYSLTGYVWSAVTPSPEHLGDEVNLKVTVLCDRLQEALTFTCNCSSTVDLLIYQTLCYTHDDLRNVDVGDFVLKPCGLEEFLQNKHALGSHEYIQYCRKFDIDIRLQLMEQKVVRSDLARTVNDDQSPSTLNYLIHLQERPVKQTISRQALSLLFDTYHNEVDAFLLADGDFPLKADRVVQSVKAICNALAAVETPEITNALNQLPPCPSRMQPKIQKDPSVLAVRENREKVVEALTAAILDLVELYCNTFNADFQTAVPGSRKHDLVQEACHFAGSLAFTVYATHRIPIIWATSYEDFYLSCSLSHGGKELCSPLQTRRAHFSKYLFHLIIWDQQICFPVQVNRLPRETLLCATLYALPIPPPGSSSEANKQRRVPEALGWVTTPLFNFRQVLTCGRKLLGLWPATQENPSARWSAPNFHQPDSVILQIDFPTSAFDIKFTSPPGDKFSPRYEFGSLREEDQRKLKDIMQKESLYWLTDADKKRLWEKRYYCHSEVSSLPLVLASAPSWEWACLPDIYALLEQWTHMNHQDALGLLHATFPDQEVRRMAVQWIGSLSDAELLDYLPQLVQALKYECYLDSPLVRFLLKRAVSDLRVTHYFFWLLKDGLKDSQFSIRYQYLLAALLCCCGKGLREEFNRQCWLVNALAKLAQQVREAAPSARQGILRMGLEEVKQFFALNGSCRLPLSPSLLVKGIVPRDCSYFNSNAVPLKLSFQNVDPLGENIRVIFKCGDDLRQDMLTLQMIRIMSKIWVQEGLDMRMVIFRCFSTGRGRGMVEMIPNAETLRKIQVEHGVTGSFKDRPLADWLQKHNPGEDEYEKAVENFIYSCAGCCVATYVLGICDRHNDNIMLKTTGHMFHIDFGRFLGHAQMFGNIKRDRAPFVFTSDMAYVINGGDKPSSRFHDFVDLCCQAYNLIRKHTHLFLNLLGLMLSCGIPELSDLEDLKYVYDALRPQDTEANATTYFTRLIESSLGSVATKLNFFIHNLAQMKFTGSDDRLTLSFASRTHTLKSSGRISDVFLCRHEKIFHPNKGYIYVVKVMRENTHEATYIQRTFEEFQELHNKLRLLFPSSHLPSFPSRFVIGRSRGEAVAERRREELNGYIWHLIHAPPEVAECDLVYTFFHPLPRDEKAMGTSPAPKSSDGTWARPVGKVGGEVKLSISYKNNKLFIMVMHIRGLQLLQDGNDPDPYVKIYLLPDPQKTTKRKTKVARKTCNPTYNEMLVYDGIPKGDLQQRELQLSVLSEQGFWENVLLGEVNIRLRELDLAQEKTGWFALGSRSHGTL; via the exons ATGTCTTCGACTCAGGGCAATGGGGAACACTGGAAGTCCCTGGAGTCGGTGGGCATCAGCCGCAAAGAGCTGGCGATGGCCGAAGCCCTGCAGATGGAGTATGATGCCCTGTCCCGGCTCCGGCATGACAAGGAGGAGAACAGAGCCAAGCAGAACGCAGACCCCTCTCTCATCAGCTGGGATGAGCCTGGGGTAGACTTCTACAGCAAGCCAGCAGGAAGGCGGACCGACCTCAAGCTGTTACGCGGTCTCTCTGGCTCTGATCCTACCCTCAACTACAACTCACTCTCCCCACAGGAAGGGCCACCCAACCACTCTACCTCCCAAGGGCCCCAGCCTGGCTCAGATCCCTGGCCCAAAGGCTCCCTGTCTGGAGACTATCTCTACATTTTTGATGGTTCAGATGGGGGAGTCTCTTCGTCCCCAGGACCAGGGGACATAGAGGGCTCTTGCAAGAAACTATCcccacctcctctccctccccgaGCTTCTATCTGGGATACCCCTCCCCTGCCTCCGAGAAAGGGGTCCCCGTCATCCTCCAAGATCTCCCAGCCCAATGACATCAACACTTTCTCTTTGGTCGAACAATTGCCAGGCAAACTGCTAGAGCATCGGATCCTAGAAGAGGAAGAGGTGCCAGGAGGTGGGGGTCAGGGGCGCCTACTGGGGTCTGTGGACTATGATGGTATCAATGATGCAATTACTAGGCTCAACTTGAAATCGACCTATGATGCGGAGATGTTGCGGGATGCCACCAGGGGCTGGAAGGAGGGCCGAGGGCCCCTAGACTTCAGCAAAGACACCTCTGGAAAACCTGTGGCCAGGAGCAAGACTATGCCCCCTCAGGTGCCCCCCCGCACCTATGCCTCCCGCTACGGCAACCGAAAGAATGCGACGCCTGGCAAGAACCGCCGGATTTCCGCAGCCCCG GTGGGCTCCCGGCCCCACACCGTTGCCAATGGCCATGAGTTGTTTGAGGTCTCAgaagagagagatgaggaagtTGCTGCATTTTGCCACATGCTGGATAT CCTTCGATCTGGCTCTGACATCCGAGACTACTCCCTCACTGGCTATGTCTGGAGTGCTGTCACCCCTAGCCCAGAGCACCTCGGGGATGAGGTCAACCTGAAGGTGACTGTGTTGTGTGACAGGCTTCAAGAGGCACTCACTTTCACCTGCAACT GTTCCTCCACTGTAGACTTGCTTATCTACCAGACCCTGTGCTACACCCATGATGACCTGAGGAATGTGGACGTGGGTGACTTTGTGCTAAAGCCCTGTGGGCTGGAGGAGTTCCTGCAGAA CAAGCATGCCTTGGGCAGTCATGAGTACATCCAATACTGCCGCAAGTTTGACATTGACATTCGGCTACAGCTGATGGAGCAGAAGGTTGTGCGCAGTGACCTGGCCCGGACG GTGAATGATGACCAGAGCCCCTCCACCTTGAACTACCTCATCCATCTCCAAGAGAGGCCTGTCAAGCAGACCATCAGCAG GCAGGCCCTGAGTCTTCTGTTCGACACTTACCACAATGAGGTGGATGCCTTCCTGCTGGCTGAT GGAGACTTCCCACTGAAGGCTGACAGGGTGGTCCAGTCCGTCAAGGCCATCTGCAACGCCCTGGCTGCCGTGGAAACCCCTGAGATCACCAATGCTCTCAACCAGCTGCCCCCCTGCCCCTCCCGCATGCAGCCTAAAATTCAGAAG GATCCCAGTGTCTTGGCTGTGAGGGAAAACCGAG AGAAGGTTGTGGAAGCCCTGACCGCTGCCATCTTGGACCTGGTGGAGCTGTACTGCAACACATTCAACGCAGACTTCCAGACGGCAGTGCCCGGGAGCCGCAAGCATGACCTGGTCCAGGAGGCCTGCCATTTCGCTGGGTCCCTGGCCTTCACTGTCTATGCCACCCACCGCATCCCCATCATCTGGGCTACCAG CTATGAAGATTTCTACCTCTCCTGCTCCCTCAGCCACGGTGGCAAGGAGCTGTGCAGCCCCCTGCAGACCCGAAGAGCTCACTTCTCCAAGTACCTCTTCCACCTCATCATCTGGGACCAGCA GATCTGCTTCCCAGTGCAGGTGAACCGGCTGCCTCGGGAAACACTGCTGTGTGCCACTCTCTATGCTCTGCCCATCCCCCCACCGGGGAGCTCCTCGGAGGCCAACAAGCAGCGGCGGGTGCCTGAAGCCCTGGGCTGGGTCACTACCCCACTCTTCAACTTCAGGCA GGTCCTGACCTGTGGCCGGAAGCTTCTGGGTTTATGGCCAGCAACACAGGAAAACCCCAGTGCCCGTTGGAGTGCACCTAATTTCCACCAGCCAGACAGTGTCATCCTGCAG ATTGACTTCCCCACCTCGGCCTTTGACATCAAGTTCACCAGCCCCCCTGGAGACAAGTTCAGCCCCCGCTATGAGTTTGGCAGCCTCCGGGAAGAAGATCAGCGCAAGCTTAAAGACATCATGCAGAAGGAGTCCTTGTACTG GCTCACTGATGCTGACAAGAAGCGCCTGTGGGAGAAGCGATATTACTGCCACTCCGAGGTGAGCTCGCTCCCCCTGGTGCTCGCCAGCGCCCCCAGCTGGGAGTGGGCTTGCCTGCCTGACATCTATGCTCTCCTGGAGCAGTGGACCCACATGAACCACCAGGatgccctggggctcctgcatgCCAC CTTCCCGGACCAGGAGGTGCGTCGTATGGCTGTGCAGTGGATTGGCTCACTCTCAGATGCTGAGCTGCTGGACTACCTGCCCCAGCTGGTACAG GCCCTGAAGTATGAGTGCTACCTGGACAGCCCGTTGGTGCGCTTCCTCCTGAAACGAGCTGTGTCTGACTTGAGAGTGACTCACTACTTCTTCTG GTTGTTAAAGGACGGCCTCAAGGACTCTCAGTTCAGCATCCGCTACCAGTATCTGCTGGCAGCCTTACTGTGCTGCTGTGGCAAGGGGCTGAGAGAGGAGTTTAACCGCCAGTGCTGGCTTGTCAATGCCCTGGCCAAACTGGCCCAGCAGGTCCGGGAGGCAGCCCCATCTGCAAGACAG GGAATCCTCCGCATGGGCCTGGAGGAGGTGAAGCAGTTCTTTGCCCTCAATGGCTCGTGCCGCTTGCCACTCAGCCCCAGTCTGCTGGTTAAGGGAATCGTGCCCAGG GACTGTTCCTACTTCAACTCCAATGCTGTCCCCCTCAAACTCTCCTTCCAAAATGTGGATCCCCTGGGTGAGAACATCCGTGTCATCTTCAAG TGTGGGGACGACCTTCGCCAGGACATGCTAACGCTGCAGATGATTCGCATCATGAGCAAGATCTGGGTCCAGGAGGGGCTGGACATGCGCATGGTCATCTTCCGCTGCTTCTCCACTGGCCGGGGCAGAG GGATGGTGGAGATGATCCCTAATGCTGAGACCCTGCGTAAGATCCAGGTGGAGCATGGGGTGACCGGCTCGTTTAAGGACCGGCCCCTGGCAGACTGGCTGCAGAAACACAACCCTGGGGAGGACGAGTATGAGAAG GCTGTGGAGAACTTTATCTACTCCTGCGCTGGCTGCTGTGTGGCCACGTACGTCTTGGGCATCTGTGACCGACACAACGACAACATCATGCTGAAGACCACTGGTCACATGTTCCACATTGATTTTGGCCGCTTCCTGGGCCATGCCCAGATGTTTGGCAACATCAAGCG GGACCGTGCCCCCTTTGTCTTCACCTCGGACATGGCGTATGTCATCAACGGGGGTGACAAGCCTTCCAGCCGCTTCCATGATTTTGTTGACCTTTGCTGCCAAGCCTACAACCTCATTCGCAAGCACACCCACCTCTTCCTCAACCTTCTGGGCCTG ATGTTGTCCTGTGGGATCCCTGAGCTCTCAGACCTGGAGGACCTCAAGTATGTGTACGATGCCCTGAGGCCTCAGGACACAGAGGCCAATGCTACTACCTACTTCACTAG GTTgattgagtccagcctgggcagtgtagCCACAAAGCTCAATTTTTTCATCCATAATCTGGCTCAGATGAAGTTCACGGGCTCAGATGACCGGCTGACCCTCTCCTTTGCCTCCCGAACACACACTCTCAAGAGCTCTGGCCGAATCAGTGATGTTTTCCTCTGCCGCCATGAGAAGATCTTCCACCCCAACAAAGGCTAT ATATATGTGGTAAAGGTGATGCGAGAGAACACTCACGAGGCCACCTATATCCAGCGGACCTTTGAGGAGTTCCAGGAATTACACAATAAGTTGCGGCTGCTCTTCCCTTCTTCCCACTTGCCCAG CTTCCCTAGTCGCTTCGTGATCGGCCGCTCCCGGGGAGAGGCGGTGGCCGAGAGGCGGAGGGAGGAGCTAAACGGTTACATCTGGCACTTGATCCACGCACCCCCCgaggtggccgag TGTGATTTGGTGTACACCTTCTTCCACCCACTGCCCCGGGATGAGAAGGCTATGGGCACCAGCCCAGCTCCTAAGTCCTCAG ATGGCACATGGGCCCGGCCCGTCggaaaggtgggaggggaggTGAAGCTGTCCATCtcctacaaaaacaataaactctTCATCATGGTGATGCATATCCGGGGCTTG CAACTGCTCCAGGATGGAAATGACCCTGACCCCTATGTGAAAATTTACCTCCTTCCTGACCCTCAGAAAACCACTAAGAGGAAAACCAAAGTGGCCCGGAAAACCTGCAATCCTACCTACAATGAGATG TTGGTGTATGATGGGATCCCCAAGGGAGACCTGCAGCAGCGGGAGCTTCAGCTGAGCGTGCTGAGTGAGCAGGGATTCTGGGAGAATGTCCTCCTTGGTGAGGTGAACATCCGCCTGCGAGAGCTGGACCTGGCTCAGGAGAA
- the PIK3C2B gene encoding phosphatidylinositol 4-phosphate 3-kinase C2 domain-containing subunit beta isoform X2, translated as MSSTQGNGEHWKSLESVGISRKELAMAEALQMEYDALSRLRHDKEENRAKQNADPSLISWDEPGVDFYSKPAGRRTDLKLLRGLSGSDPTLNYNSLSPQEGPPNHSTSQGPQPGSDPWPKGSLSGDYLYIFDGSDGGVSSSPGPGDIEGSCKKLSPPPLPPRASIWDTPPLPPRKGSPSSSKISQPNDINTFSLVEQLPGKLLEHRILEEEEVPGGGGQGRLLGSVDYDGINDAITRLNLKSTYDAEMLRDATRGWKEGRGPLDFSKDTSGKPVARSKTMPPQVPPRTYASRYGNRKNATPGKNRRISAAPVGSRPHTVANGHELFEVSEERDEEVAAFCHMLDILRSGSDIRDYSLTGYVWSAVTPSPEHLGDEVNLKVTVLCDRLQEALTFTCNCSSTVDLLIYQTLCYTHDDLRNVDVGDFVLKPCGLEEFLQNKHALGSHEYIQYCRKFDIDIRLQLMEQKVVRSDLARTVNDDQSPSTLNYLIHLQERPVKQTISRQALSLLFDTYHNEVDAFLLADGDFPLKADRVVQSVKAICNALAAVETPEITNALNQLPPCPSRMQPKIQKDPSVLAVRENREKVVEALTAAILDLVELYCNTFNADFQTAVPGSRKHDLVQEACHFAGSLAFTVYATHRIPIIWATSYEDFYLSCSLSHGGKELCSPLQTRRAHFSKYLFHLIIWDQQICFPVQVNRLPRETLLCATLYALPIPPPGSSSEANKQRRVPEALGWVTTPLFNFRQVLTCGRKLLGLWPATQENPSARWSAPNFHQPDSVILQIDFPTSAFDIKFTSPPGDKFSPRYEFGSLREEDQRKLKDIMQKESLYWLTDADKKRLWEKRYYCHSEWTHMNHQDALGLLHATFPDQEVRRMAVQWIGSLSDAELLDYLPQLVQALKYECYLDSPLVRFLLKRAVSDLRVTHYFFWLLKDGLKDSQFSIRYQYLLAALLCCCGKGLREEFNRQCWLVNALAKLAQQVREAAPSARQGILRMGLEEVKQFFALNGSCRLPLSPSLLVKGIVPRDCSYFNSNAVPLKLSFQNVDPLGENIRVIFKCGDDLRQDMLTLQMIRIMSKIWVQEGLDMRMVIFRCFSTGRGRGMVEMIPNAETLRKIQVEHGVTGSFKDRPLADWLQKHNPGEDEYEKAVENFIYSCAGCCVATYVLGICDRHNDNIMLKTTGHMFHIDFGRFLGHAQMFGNIKRDRAPFVFTSDMAYVINGGDKPSSRFHDFVDLCCQAYNLIRKHTHLFLNLLGLMLSCGIPELSDLEDLKYVYDALRPQDTEANATTYFTRLIESSLGSVATKLNFFIHNLAQMKFTGSDDRLTLSFASRTHTLKSSGRISDVFLCRHEKIFHPNKGYIYVVKVMRENTHEATYIQRTFEEFQELHNKLRLLFPSSHLPSFPSRFVIGRSRGEAVAERRREELNGYIWHLIHAPPEVAECDLVYTFFHPLPRDEKAMGTSPAPKSSDGTWARPVGKVGGEVKLSISYKNNKLFIMVMHIRGLQLLQDGNDPDPYVKIYLLPDPQKTTKRKTKVARKTCNPTYNEMLVYDGIPKGDLQQRELQLSVLSEQGFWENVLLGEVNIRLRELDLAQEKTGWFALGSRSHGTL; from the exons ATGTCTTCGACTCAGGGCAATGGGGAACACTGGAAGTCCCTGGAGTCGGTGGGCATCAGCCGCAAAGAGCTGGCGATGGCCGAAGCCCTGCAGATGGAGTATGATGCCCTGTCCCGGCTCCGGCATGACAAGGAGGAGAACAGAGCCAAGCAGAACGCAGACCCCTCTCTCATCAGCTGGGATGAGCCTGGGGTAGACTTCTACAGCAAGCCAGCAGGAAGGCGGACCGACCTCAAGCTGTTACGCGGTCTCTCTGGCTCTGATCCTACCCTCAACTACAACTCACTCTCCCCACAGGAAGGGCCACCCAACCACTCTACCTCCCAAGGGCCCCAGCCTGGCTCAGATCCCTGGCCCAAAGGCTCCCTGTCTGGAGACTATCTCTACATTTTTGATGGTTCAGATGGGGGAGTCTCTTCGTCCCCAGGACCAGGGGACATAGAGGGCTCTTGCAAGAAACTATCcccacctcctctccctccccgaGCTTCTATCTGGGATACCCCTCCCCTGCCTCCGAGAAAGGGGTCCCCGTCATCCTCCAAGATCTCCCAGCCCAATGACATCAACACTTTCTCTTTGGTCGAACAATTGCCAGGCAAACTGCTAGAGCATCGGATCCTAGAAGAGGAAGAGGTGCCAGGAGGTGGGGGTCAGGGGCGCCTACTGGGGTCTGTGGACTATGATGGTATCAATGATGCAATTACTAGGCTCAACTTGAAATCGACCTATGATGCGGAGATGTTGCGGGATGCCACCAGGGGCTGGAAGGAGGGCCGAGGGCCCCTAGACTTCAGCAAAGACACCTCTGGAAAACCTGTGGCCAGGAGCAAGACTATGCCCCCTCAGGTGCCCCCCCGCACCTATGCCTCCCGCTACGGCAACCGAAAGAATGCGACGCCTGGCAAGAACCGCCGGATTTCCGCAGCCCCG GTGGGCTCCCGGCCCCACACCGTTGCCAATGGCCATGAGTTGTTTGAGGTCTCAgaagagagagatgaggaagtTGCTGCATTTTGCCACATGCTGGATAT CCTTCGATCTGGCTCTGACATCCGAGACTACTCCCTCACTGGCTATGTCTGGAGTGCTGTCACCCCTAGCCCAGAGCACCTCGGGGATGAGGTCAACCTGAAGGTGACTGTGTTGTGTGACAGGCTTCAAGAGGCACTCACTTTCACCTGCAACT GTTCCTCCACTGTAGACTTGCTTATCTACCAGACCCTGTGCTACACCCATGATGACCTGAGGAATGTGGACGTGGGTGACTTTGTGCTAAAGCCCTGTGGGCTGGAGGAGTTCCTGCAGAA CAAGCATGCCTTGGGCAGTCATGAGTACATCCAATACTGCCGCAAGTTTGACATTGACATTCGGCTACAGCTGATGGAGCAGAAGGTTGTGCGCAGTGACCTGGCCCGGACG GTGAATGATGACCAGAGCCCCTCCACCTTGAACTACCTCATCCATCTCCAAGAGAGGCCTGTCAAGCAGACCATCAGCAG GCAGGCCCTGAGTCTTCTGTTCGACACTTACCACAATGAGGTGGATGCCTTCCTGCTGGCTGAT GGAGACTTCCCACTGAAGGCTGACAGGGTGGTCCAGTCCGTCAAGGCCATCTGCAACGCCCTGGCTGCCGTGGAAACCCCTGAGATCACCAATGCTCTCAACCAGCTGCCCCCCTGCCCCTCCCGCATGCAGCCTAAAATTCAGAAG GATCCCAGTGTCTTGGCTGTGAGGGAAAACCGAG AGAAGGTTGTGGAAGCCCTGACCGCTGCCATCTTGGACCTGGTGGAGCTGTACTGCAACACATTCAACGCAGACTTCCAGACGGCAGTGCCCGGGAGCCGCAAGCATGACCTGGTCCAGGAGGCCTGCCATTTCGCTGGGTCCCTGGCCTTCACTGTCTATGCCACCCACCGCATCCCCATCATCTGGGCTACCAG CTATGAAGATTTCTACCTCTCCTGCTCCCTCAGCCACGGTGGCAAGGAGCTGTGCAGCCCCCTGCAGACCCGAAGAGCTCACTTCTCCAAGTACCTCTTCCACCTCATCATCTGGGACCAGCA GATCTGCTTCCCAGTGCAGGTGAACCGGCTGCCTCGGGAAACACTGCTGTGTGCCACTCTCTATGCTCTGCCCATCCCCCCACCGGGGAGCTCCTCGGAGGCCAACAAGCAGCGGCGGGTGCCTGAAGCCCTGGGCTGGGTCACTACCCCACTCTTCAACTTCAGGCA GGTCCTGACCTGTGGCCGGAAGCTTCTGGGTTTATGGCCAGCAACACAGGAAAACCCCAGTGCCCGTTGGAGTGCACCTAATTTCCACCAGCCAGACAGTGTCATCCTGCAG ATTGACTTCCCCACCTCGGCCTTTGACATCAAGTTCACCAGCCCCCCTGGAGACAAGTTCAGCCCCCGCTATGAGTTTGGCAGCCTCCGGGAAGAAGATCAGCGCAAGCTTAAAGACATCATGCAGAAGGAGTCCTTGTACTG GCTCACTGATGCTGACAAGAAGCGCCTGTGGGAGAAGCGATATTACTGCCACTCCGAG TGGACCCACATGAACCACCAGGatgccctggggctcctgcatgCCAC CTTCCCGGACCAGGAGGTGCGTCGTATGGCTGTGCAGTGGATTGGCTCACTCTCAGATGCTGAGCTGCTGGACTACCTGCCCCAGCTGGTACAG GCCCTGAAGTATGAGTGCTACCTGGACAGCCCGTTGGTGCGCTTCCTCCTGAAACGAGCTGTGTCTGACTTGAGAGTGACTCACTACTTCTTCTG GTTGTTAAAGGACGGCCTCAAGGACTCTCAGTTCAGCATCCGCTACCAGTATCTGCTGGCAGCCTTACTGTGCTGCTGTGGCAAGGGGCTGAGAGAGGAGTTTAACCGCCAGTGCTGGCTTGTCAATGCCCTGGCCAAACTGGCCCAGCAGGTCCGGGAGGCAGCCCCATCTGCAAGACAG GGAATCCTCCGCATGGGCCTGGAGGAGGTGAAGCAGTTCTTTGCCCTCAATGGCTCGTGCCGCTTGCCACTCAGCCCCAGTCTGCTGGTTAAGGGAATCGTGCCCAGG GACTGTTCCTACTTCAACTCCAATGCTGTCCCCCTCAAACTCTCCTTCCAAAATGTGGATCCCCTGGGTGAGAACATCCGTGTCATCTTCAAG TGTGGGGACGACCTTCGCCAGGACATGCTAACGCTGCAGATGATTCGCATCATGAGCAAGATCTGGGTCCAGGAGGGGCTGGACATGCGCATGGTCATCTTCCGCTGCTTCTCCACTGGCCGGGGCAGAG GGATGGTGGAGATGATCCCTAATGCTGAGACCCTGCGTAAGATCCAGGTGGAGCATGGGGTGACCGGCTCGTTTAAGGACCGGCCCCTGGCAGACTGGCTGCAGAAACACAACCCTGGGGAGGACGAGTATGAGAAG GCTGTGGAGAACTTTATCTACTCCTGCGCTGGCTGCTGTGTGGCCACGTACGTCTTGGGCATCTGTGACCGACACAACGACAACATCATGCTGAAGACCACTGGTCACATGTTCCACATTGATTTTGGCCGCTTCCTGGGCCATGCCCAGATGTTTGGCAACATCAAGCG GGACCGTGCCCCCTTTGTCTTCACCTCGGACATGGCGTATGTCATCAACGGGGGTGACAAGCCTTCCAGCCGCTTCCATGATTTTGTTGACCTTTGCTGCCAAGCCTACAACCTCATTCGCAAGCACACCCACCTCTTCCTCAACCTTCTGGGCCTG ATGTTGTCCTGTGGGATCCCTGAGCTCTCAGACCTGGAGGACCTCAAGTATGTGTACGATGCCCTGAGGCCTCAGGACACAGAGGCCAATGCTACTACCTACTTCACTAG GTTgattgagtccagcctgggcagtgtagCCACAAAGCTCAATTTTTTCATCCATAATCTGGCTCAGATGAAGTTCACGGGCTCAGATGACCGGCTGACCCTCTCCTTTGCCTCCCGAACACACACTCTCAAGAGCTCTGGCCGAATCAGTGATGTTTTCCTCTGCCGCCATGAGAAGATCTTCCACCCCAACAAAGGCTAT ATATATGTGGTAAAGGTGATGCGAGAGAACACTCACGAGGCCACCTATATCCAGCGGACCTTTGAGGAGTTCCAGGAATTACACAATAAGTTGCGGCTGCTCTTCCCTTCTTCCCACTTGCCCAG CTTCCCTAGTCGCTTCGTGATCGGCCGCTCCCGGGGAGAGGCGGTGGCCGAGAGGCGGAGGGAGGAGCTAAACGGTTACATCTGGCACTTGATCCACGCACCCCCCgaggtggccgag TGTGATTTGGTGTACACCTTCTTCCACCCACTGCCCCGGGATGAGAAGGCTATGGGCACCAGCCCAGCTCCTAAGTCCTCAG ATGGCACATGGGCCCGGCCCGTCggaaaggtgggaggggaggTGAAGCTGTCCATCtcctacaaaaacaataaactctTCATCATGGTGATGCATATCCGGGGCTTG CAACTGCTCCAGGATGGAAATGACCCTGACCCCTATGTGAAAATTTACCTCCTTCCTGACCCTCAGAAAACCACTAAGAGGAAAACCAAAGTGGCCCGGAAAACCTGCAATCCTACCTACAATGAGATG TTGGTGTATGATGGGATCCCCAAGGGAGACCTGCAGCAGCGGGAGCTTCAGCTGAGCGTGCTGAGTGAGCAGGGATTCTGGGAGAATGTCCTCCTTGGTGAGGTGAACATCCGCCTGCGAGAGCTGGACCTGGCTCAGGAGAA